In one window of Haloterrigena salifodinae DNA:
- a CDS encoding non-histone chromosomal MC1 family protein: MVREDGKRNFALRESDGEESSVFSGNTPRQAALKAARRLEPGSSEDGAERVELRLREKGTDKVHIYDGWAWEETAPDDKPDWMPGEITEANVSKKGIEHLDE; encoded by the coding sequence ATGGTACGCGAAGACGGGAAACGAAACTTTGCACTGCGCGAGTCGGACGGCGAGGAATCGAGCGTCTTCTCCGGAAACACCCCGCGACAGGCCGCTCTCAAGGCGGCCCGGCGGCTCGAGCCCGGCTCGAGCGAGGACGGCGCGGAACGCGTCGAACTCAGGTTACGGGAGAAGGGAACGGACAAGGTCCACATCTACGACGGCTGGGCGTGGGAGGAGACGGCCCCCGACGACAAGCCCGACTGGATGCCCGGCGAGATCACGGAGGCGAACGTCTCGAAGAAAGGTATCGAACACTTAGACGAGTGA
- a CDS encoding right-handed parallel beta-helix repeat-containing protein — translation MKRRRLLAGVGSVSTLCIAGCTGSEDLPNGDGDGTGNSGQSNGDEETTGTAETVVVESGDSIQHAIDEVSPNGTVEVRSGTYVESLAVDKKLVLTAPDGAALDGVDADGGSAITVSESGVQIEGFEIFDYETAGIRTSGDLAEVSITDVELYNISEAALQLTAETASLADVTLEDNGGAASIEASADGDVTVRNSNFVRSAAGGLTIAGGKTVVLDGVEALQNGGTGINVGGGNVRGQTVEVTDVTSLENGGSGLSVTGTRGDDTVTVETVEAADNSSFGVDIAAESVDVTGLDLRENGTGSGLSIESTSDGDVAVRDSDVTHDGGYGIRVAGGKTVEIEEIGLLQNGNDQLRVEGGDVRGQTVTVRNSSMTENESGNGLSIVGTSGDDTVTVENVDFVDNSYHGIDVAAETVDITGVEVQSGGAADSGISIVSSSDGDVTVRDTTVTDTKRETTTSWFSSSVDEYGYGIHIVNGETIEVENVELRRNEGTQLNIDGNDVRGQTVDVRNSSFIESESGHGVRVLGTRGDDEQTITNCVAEDNSYHGFSLGAETVVIEETSAGGNGDGPLELTTITEEEATIRNSF, via the coding sequence ATGAAACGGAGACGGCTACTTGCCGGAGTCGGATCGGTGTCGACGCTCTGTATCGCCGGCTGTACGGGTTCGGAGGATTTGCCGAACGGCGACGGCGATGGAACCGGAAACAGCGGGCAATCGAACGGCGACGAGGAGACGACGGGGACGGCGGAGACGGTGGTCGTTGAATCGGGCGACTCGATTCAGCATGCGATCGACGAGGTCAGTCCGAACGGAACCGTCGAGGTGCGGTCGGGGACGTACGTGGAGTCTCTCGCGGTCGACAAGAAACTCGTGCTCACCGCTCCGGACGGCGCGGCCCTCGACGGCGTCGACGCCGACGGCGGTTCGGCCATTACGGTGTCGGAGTCCGGCGTTCAGATCGAAGGGTTCGAAATCTTCGATTACGAGACCGCCGGGATTCGTACCTCCGGCGATCTCGCCGAGGTTTCGATTACTGACGTCGAACTGTACAATATCTCGGAAGCGGCACTCCAGCTTACCGCCGAGACCGCCTCGCTCGCCGACGTCACCCTCGAGGACAACGGCGGAGCGGCCAGTATCGAAGCGTCTGCCGACGGCGACGTGACGGTACGCAACAGCAACTTCGTCCGTTCTGCTGCTGGTGGACTCACCATCGCCGGCGGGAAGACGGTCGTCCTCGACGGCGTCGAAGCGCTGCAAAACGGCGGGACAGGCATCAACGTCGGCGGCGGGAACGTGCGCGGACAGACGGTCGAGGTCACGGACGTGACCAGTTTGGAGAACGGCGGGAGCGGGCTCTCCGTCACCGGAACGCGGGGGGACGACACCGTGACCGTCGAGACCGTCGAGGCCGCCGATAATTCGAGCTTCGGCGTCGATATCGCGGCCGAGTCCGTGGACGTGACCGGCCTCGATCTCCGGGAAAACGGGACCGGAAGCGGGCTCTCGATCGAGAGCACCAGCGACGGCGACGTGGCGGTACGCGATAGCGATGTCACGCACGACGGCGGATACGGGATTCGCGTCGCCGGTGGGAAGACGGTCGAGATCGAGGAGATCGGACTACTCCAGAACGGAAACGATCAGCTCCGCGTCGAAGGCGGAGACGTTCGCGGACAGACGGTCACCGTTCGAAACTCGTCGATGACCGAGAACGAGAGCGGTAACGGTCTCTCCATCGTCGGAACGAGCGGCGACGATACGGTCACCGTCGAAAACGTCGATTTCGTCGACAACTCGTACCACGGCATCGATGTCGCGGCCGAAACCGTAGACATCACCGGCGTCGAGGTACAGAGCGGCGGGGCCGCGGACAGCGGTATCTCGATCGTGAGTTCGAGTGACGGCGACGTGACGGTGCGTGATACCACAGTCACCGATACCAAGCGGGAAACGACGACTAGTTGGTTCAGCTCCAGCGTCGACGAGTACGGCTACGGGATTCACATCGTCAACGGCGAGACGATCGAGGTCGAAAACGTCGAACTGCGCCGAAACGAGGGGACTCAACTCAATATCGACGGGAACGACGTTCGCGGACAGACGGTCGACGTGCGCAATTCGTCGTTCATCGAGAGTGAGAGCGGACACGGCGTTCGCGTCCTCGGTACGAGAGGTGACGACGAACAGACGATCACGAACTGCGTCGCCGAAGACAATTCGTACCACGGGTTCTCCCTCGGTGCGGAAACGGTTGTCATCGAGGAGACGTCCGCTGGCGGGAACGGCGACGGTCCGTTAGAGTTGACC